From one Pirellulales bacterium genomic stretch:
- a CDS encoding DUF1549 and DUF1553 domain-containing protein: MGTVKMKTVMAEPRNSLARHSLISAVAFVVTIAVAFSGNTRSAQAGTEPTGPVSWAEARALAKTIDAELSSRWRAEKVIPAAPASDAEFLRRVYLDLAGRIPSVAETRDFLEEPSPDRREHLVDRLLDGPAFTNHFARTWRTTLMPEADSNFQVRYVASTVEGWFRKQFRQGRGYDEITRELLTTPVTQNGQPLNPYDRRSTTPVAFFVAKEGKAENLAATTARTFLGVRLECAQCHDHPFAHWKREQFWQLASFFAGIERQQKDADFSPLTDNAAKHELRIPDTEQDVSATFLDGSVPNWTAEATARGKLAEWVTARENTYFSRALANRMWAHFFGIGIVDPVDDLDESNPASHPALLEILGERFASHEFRIEYLIRAITSSRAYQLSSSVSEESQRDPHRFAVMPVRGLSPDQLFDSLAVAVGYRDQNLANGQEAFANGTPRSTFLEMFANQRDRTIEYDTSIIQAMAIMNGDFVADATSVKRSAMLGAISQFPAFDLPQRLETMYLATVQRPPTTEELARLEKYLADGGARKNADEALGDIFWALLNSSEFLFNH, translated from the coding sequence ATGGGGACGGTGAAGATGAAAACCGTAATGGCCGAGCCGCGAAATTCGCTGGCACGTCATAGTCTGATTTCCGCCGTGGCGTTCGTCGTGACGATCGCAGTCGCGTTCAGCGGCAATACGCGATCGGCCCAGGCAGGCACCGAGCCGACGGGGCCCGTTTCCTGGGCCGAGGCTCGCGCCCTGGCCAAGACGATCGACGCCGAGCTATCCTCGCGCTGGCGCGCAGAAAAGGTGATCCCCGCGGCGCCGGCCTCGGACGCCGAGTTCTTGCGCCGTGTTTATCTCGACCTGGCAGGGCGAATTCCCTCGGTCGCCGAGACGCGAGATTTTCTCGAAGAGCCGTCACCGGATCGGCGTGAGCACCTGGTGGACCGGCTGCTCGACGGGCCGGCCTTTACGAATCACTTCGCGCGCACGTGGCGTACGACGTTGATGCCCGAGGCCGATTCGAATTTTCAGGTTCGCTACGTAGCGTCGACGGTCGAGGGGTGGTTTCGCAAGCAATTTCGCCAGGGGCGCGGCTACGACGAGATCACTCGTGAGTTGTTGACTACACCGGTAACGCAGAACGGCCAGCCCCTCAATCCTTACGATCGGCGCTCGACGACGCCGGTGGCGTTCTTTGTGGCTAAAGAAGGTAAGGCCGAGAACCTGGCCGCGACCACGGCCCGGACGTTTCTCGGCGTCCGGCTCGAATGTGCCCAATGCCACGACCATCCCTTTGCCCATTGGAAGCGCGAGCAATTCTGGCAACTGGCCAGCTTCTTTGCCGGCATCGAACGGCAGCAGAAGGATGCGGACTTCTCGCCGTTGACGGACAATGCGGCGAAGCATGAGCTGCGCATTCCAGATACCGAGCAGGATGTTTCGGCCACGTTCCTTGACGGGTCGGTCCCCAACTGGACGGCCGAGGCCACGGCACGTGGTAAGCTGGCCGAATGGGTGACGGCGCGCGAGAACACTTACTTCAGCCGCGCGCTTGCGAATCGGATGTGGGCCCACTTCTTCGGCATCGGTATCGTCGACCCTGTCGACGATTTAGACGAAAGCAATCCCGCCAGCCATCCCGCGCTGTTGGAGATCCTGGGCGAGCGTTTCGCGTCGCATGAATTTCGCATCGAGTATTTGATCCGCGCCATCACGAGCAGCCGGGCTTATCAACTGTCGAGCAGTGTCAGCGAGGAGTCGCAGCGCGATCCGCATCGGTTTGCCGTGATGCCGGTGCGGGGGCTCTCTCCGGATCAATTGTTCGACAGCTTGGCCGTGGCCGTCGGCTATCGTGACCAGAATCTGGCGAACGGCCAGGAAGCCTTTGCCAATGGCACGCCGCGCAGCACGTTCCTGGAAATGTTTGCCAACCAGCGCGACCGGACGATCGAGTACGACACTTCGATCATCCAGGCGATGGCGATCATGAACGGAGATTTCGTCGCCGACGCGACGTCGGTCAAGCGCAGCGCGATGCTGGGGGCGATTTCGCAGTTTCCGGCGTTCGACCTCCCGCAGCGACTGGAGACCATGTACCTGGCCACGGTGCAGCGACCTCCGACGACTGAGGAACTGGCCCGGCTGGAGAAATATCTCGCCGACGGCGGCGCACGCAAGAATGCCGACGAAGCGCTCGGCGATATCTTTTGGGCGCTACTGAATTCGAGTGAGTTTCTCTTCAACCATTAG
- a CDS encoding DUF1501 domain-containing protein, whose translation MMDNDISSRWHRFLGSRREWLRSIGGAALGVSVSGWFDALAAKAATDKRRKRSCILLWMSGGPSQTDTFDLKAGHANGGPFKPIQTPVPGLEICEHMPRLAKMGDHLTLIRSMSTKEGDHSRATYLLRTGYTPGGPVAYPALGALVGKSLGEETAELPNCVSIGAMTFLSPAAFGPGFLGPRHAPLVVGGGRAVFQQAQGNNYEQQLKVPNLTLAKDVERAQADARLSLLSDMEQGFGESHPGHAPQSHVSAYRQADRLMRSSATAAFELGGEPDYLRDAYGRNTFGQGCMLARRLIERGVPFVEVSFNGLPESNVFGWDTHQNNFDALKKMLPVLDAAWATLLEDLKNRGLLDSTMVVWMGEFGRTPKINSNQGRDHFPTAWSTVLAGGGITGGQVVGRSSEDGMTVADRPVSVPDLLGTMVLSLGLDPMEQNMSNVGRPIRLIDPNAKPLRECLV comes from the coding sequence ATGATGGATAACGATATCAGTTCTCGGTGGCATCGATTCCTCGGCTCGCGTCGCGAGTGGTTGCGCTCGATCGGTGGCGCGGCTCTCGGTGTCTCGGTCAGTGGATGGTTCGATGCGCTGGCAGCCAAGGCAGCCACGGACAAGCGTCGCAAGCGTTCGTGCATTCTGTTATGGATGTCGGGCGGGCCCAGCCAGACCGATACCTTCGATCTGAAGGCAGGCCACGCCAACGGCGGCCCCTTCAAGCCGATTCAGACGCCCGTGCCCGGGCTGGAGATTTGCGAGCACATGCCGCGGCTGGCAAAGATGGGCGATCATCTGACACTGATCCGCTCGATGAGTACCAAGGAGGGAGATCACTCGCGGGCCACGTACTTGCTGCGCACCGGCTACACGCCAGGAGGACCGGTGGCCTATCCGGCGCTGGGGGCGCTGGTGGGCAAATCATTGGGCGAGGAAACGGCCGAGTTGCCGAATTGCGTCAGCATCGGCGCCATGACGTTTCTCAGTCCGGCCGCGTTCGGGCCTGGCTTTCTTGGTCCTCGTCATGCACCACTGGTGGTCGGTGGCGGGCGGGCTGTTTTCCAGCAAGCGCAGGGAAACAATTACGAGCAGCAATTGAAAGTTCCCAACCTGACGCTGGCGAAAGACGTCGAGCGCGCGCAGGCTGACGCACGGCTGTCGTTGCTGTCGGATATGGAGCAGGGCTTCGGTGAAAGCCACCCCGGCCATGCGCCGCAAAGCCACGTTTCGGCCTATCGCCAGGCGGACCGATTGATGCGCTCGAGCGCCACCGCGGCCTTCGAACTCGGCGGAGAGCCCGATTATCTGCGCGATGCGTACGGGCGCAACACGTTCGGTCAGGGCTGCATGTTGGCGCGGCGGCTCATCGAGCGCGGGGTGCCGTTTGTCGAAGTTTCGTTCAACGGGCTGCCCGAGTCGAACGTCTTTGGCTGGGACACGCACCAGAATAATTTCGACGCGCTGAAGAAAATGCTGCCGGTGCTGGATGCCGCTTGGGCGACGCTGCTGGAAGATCTGAAGAACCGCGGGCTGCTTGATTCGACGATGGTTGTATGGATGGGTGAGTTTGGCCGCACGCCAAAAATCAACAGTAACCAAGGGCGCGATCATTTCCCCACCGCCTGGTCGACGGTTCTTGCCGGCGGCGGAATCACCGGCGGCCAAGTCGTGGGCCGCTCGAGCGAAGACGGCATGACCGTGGCCGATCGCCCGGTGTCCGTCCCCGATCTGTTGGGCACGATGGTGCTCAGCCTGGGACTCGATCCGATGGAGCAGAACATGTCGAACGTCGGCCGTCCAATCCGGCTGATCGATCCGAACGCCAAACCACTGCGCGAGTGCCTTGTATGA
- a CDS encoding dockerin type I domain-containing protein, which yields MTVPAGLKPGDQYRLVFVTSTTTEAASSDIGYYNSFVSNAASLEPLLQTLGTTWTALASTSTVAANDNTNTNPMSAGLPIYGLAGQLIATSNSDLWDGAIAAPILDNEHGTPVPSGFNEVWTGTGATGKPDEPDDPLGTPTPAWGDSTTSTINWVDTGGYYESGGTHTLYAISGPLTVVSGDANQDGLANAQDIAVVASEWLKSGTNLPGDVNGDGEVNSADLAVISANWLQNAGNAAASASPMVVAAVPEPSTLALAALSSLALLALRRS from the coding sequence ATGACGGTGCCCGCAGGTCTGAAACCTGGTGATCAGTACCGATTGGTGTTCGTCACCAGCACCACGACCGAAGCCGCGTCCTCGGACATTGGCTACTACAACTCGTTTGTGTCGAATGCCGCGAGCCTGGAGCCGTTGCTGCAGACGCTTGGTACGACCTGGACGGCGCTTGCGAGCACCTCGACGGTCGCCGCAAACGATAACACGAATACGAATCCCATGTCCGCCGGGCTACCCATCTACGGTCTGGCGGGTCAACTGATCGCGACTTCGAATTCCGATCTGTGGGACGGAGCCATCGCCGCGCCGATCTTGGATAACGAACATGGAACCCCCGTGCCATCGGGATTTAACGAAGTCTGGACGGGCACGGGAGCGACCGGCAAGCCCGACGAACCCGATGATCCGTTAGGGACGCCGACCCCAGCCTGGGGCGATAGCACTACCTCGACGATCAACTGGGTCGACACCGGAGGATATTACGAATCCGGGGGAACGCACACGCTTTACGCCATTTCAGGTCCGCTAACGGTCGTATCGGGCGACGCGAACCAGGACGGCCTCGCAAACGCGCAGGACATCGCGGTCGTTGCGAGCGAATGGTTGAAATCCGGCACGAATCTTCCCGGGGATGTCAACGGCGACGGTGAAGTAAACTCCGCCGACTTGGCCGTGATCAGTGCCAATTGGTTGCAGAATGCAGGTAATGCTGCGGCGAGCGCGTCACCCATGGTTGTGGCCGCGGTGCCCGAACCGTCGACGCTCGCCCTCGCCGCACTCAGCAGTCTCGCGCTACTGGCGCTCCGACGCTCCTAA
- a CDS encoding PEP-CTERM sorting domain-containing protein has product MHATIRIALAGLIVSVGGRFHTAVAAALQPGDIVVTTEFSSTDFGLMVIDPVTGNRTILSDNTHGIGPNFTSPGGVTLLPNGDLLVGDGNSFTSLRQSRLIEVDPATGNRTILSGSGIGTGPDFQDLLGGLPYGNSIVAFDQQSQGTLFGVDPITGNRTIISGNGVGSGPGFSSSGAVIVGTSAVVAFNGANQLLSIDLTTGDRTILSGPTVGTGPNFRAPNDVILGADGSLIADDISAIYRVDPITGNRTILSSSTVGSGPIWSIGNPYGITTDANGTIVMAAVASGAIYTIDPITGNRTILSDSTHGTGVSFLSVADPVVIPNVPEPSTIVLAALGGLALLVLRRRR; this is encoded by the coding sequence ATGCACGCAACCATCCGCATTGCGCTCGCCGGTCTTATTGTCAGCGTCGGCGGTCGATTTCACACCGCTGTTGCTGCTGCGCTGCAGCCGGGTGACATCGTCGTTACAACGGAGTTCAGTAGCACCGATTTTGGTTTAATGGTCATCGACCCCGTGACCGGCAATCGAACGATCTTGTCCGACAACACACATGGCATCGGACCGAATTTCACCAGCCCCGGCGGCGTCACCCTGCTTCCGAACGGCGATCTATTAGTAGGGGACGGGAACTCGTTCACCAGCTTGAGGCAAAGCCGCCTGATTGAAGTCGATCCCGCGACAGGTAATCGCACCATCCTCTCCGGATCAGGTATCGGCACTGGCCCTGATTTCCAGGATTTGCTCGGCGGCCTGCCTTATGGCAATTCGATTGTCGCCTTCGATCAGCAGAGCCAGGGCACGCTTTTCGGCGTCGACCCGATCACGGGAAATCGCACGATCATCTCGGGCAACGGTGTCGGCTCCGGGCCTGGGTTCAGTTCGTCCGGAGCCGTCATCGTGGGGACGAGCGCCGTCGTGGCTTTTAACGGTGCAAACCAACTTTTATCGATTGATCTGACGACTGGCGATCGCACGATATTGTCCGGGCCGACCGTGGGGACTGGTCCCAACTTTCGTGCCCCCAACGATGTGATCCTGGGCGCGGACGGTAGCCTGATCGCGGATGACATTTCAGCGATCTACCGCGTCGACCCTATTACCGGCAATCGTACGATCCTTTCGAGTTCCACCGTGGGATCAGGGCCCATCTGGAGCATAGGCAATCCGTATGGGATCACGACCGATGCCAACGGCACCATAGTGATGGCGGCAGTTGCTTCGGGCGCGATCTATACCATCGATCCCATCACGGGCAATCGCACGATCCTTTCCGATAGCACTCACGGCACCGGCGTGTCCTTCCTTTCTGTAGCGGATCCGGTCGTTATCCCGAATGTGCCCGAGCCATCGACGATTGTCCTCGCCGCGCTCGGTGGCCTGGCGTTGCTGGTGCTGCGACGTCGACGGTGA
- a CDS encoding S1/P1 nuclease: protein MLRSLVSLVILCCASQAHAWNDMGHMVVAELAYQRLTPAQRDKIAAILQQHPHYKEFLAAERPAGVPEGQWAFWRAATWPDWVKHHQESFSHGDWHYIDFPYIPPGSAVRATDHPPKHQNILVALPTCVDKARATSGSEKAINLCWVIHLIGDIHQPLHCATLFSEQCPKGDAGGNDSVYRIGGHRTIKLHPMWDDLLGKGPTPTTIAHGAQEAQTAVAANRSEVTREEIAAPTFESWAKESYALAVAYAYTNGSVIPAVAEGHKDASTLPAVPDSYAETAGLVARVCIGKAGERLAGVLGQIVL from the coding sequence ATGCTGCGCTCTTTGGTGTCGCTCGTCATTCTCTGCTGCGCCTCGCAAGCTCATGCCTGGAACGACATGGGGCACATGGTTGTCGCCGAGCTGGCGTACCAGCGGCTGACCCCTGCCCAACGCGACAAGATCGCGGCGATCCTACAGCAGCATCCGCATTACAAGGAATTCCTCGCTGCCGAGCGGCCTGCAGGCGTGCCGGAGGGGCAATGGGCCTTTTGGCGCGCAGCCACCTGGCCCGATTGGGTCAAGCATCATCAAGAGTCATTCAGTCACGGGGATTGGCACTACATCGACTTCCCGTACATTCCCCCAGGCTCGGCCGTTCGCGCAACCGACCACCCGCCCAAGCATCAAAACATCTTGGTCGCGCTACCGACTTGCGTGGATAAGGCTCGTGCCACTTCAGGCTCGGAGAAAGCGATTAACCTGTGTTGGGTCATCCACCTGATTGGCGACATCCATCAGCCGCTGCACTGCGCCACGCTCTTCAGCGAGCAATGCCCGAAGGGAGACGCCGGCGGTAACGATTCCGTGTACCGGATCGGCGGCCATCGCACGATTAAGTTGCATCCCATGTGGGACGACCTATTGGGCAAAGGACCAACGCCCACTACGATCGCCCACGGCGCTCAAGAGGCACAGACCGCCGTTGCCGCCAACCGCAGCGAAGTCACGCGCGAGGAGATTGCGGCGCCCACGTTCGAATCTTGGGCGAAAGAGAGCTACGCCCTGGCCGTGGCATACGCCTACACCAATGGTTCCGTGATTCCTGCGGTCGCCGAGGGACATAAGGATGCGAGCACACTGCCGGCGGTGCCGGACAGCTATGCCGAGACGGCCGGCCTCGTGGCCCGCGTCTGCATCGGCAAGGCCGGTGAACGGCTGGCCGGCGTACTGGGGCAGATTGTGCTGTAG